From a single Mycolicibacterium moriokaense genomic region:
- a CDS encoding TetR/AcrR family transcriptional regulator, with protein MTTKASHGGRGARERLAATAARLFYRNGINATGVEAVIQEAKVSKRTLYQHFSSKTELVENYLRTLDQSGTPMERPLDRTDLTPRERLLAIFEARPVERFRGCPFHNAAVESAGEWAGIDEIIRTHKRRFAERLVGVAEEAGADDAYALGNQLMVLFEGATALATSLNDTSALLHARAAAARLIDDATGRRG; from the coding sequence ATGACCACCAAGGCGTCCCATGGTGGCCGGGGAGCGCGAGAACGCCTCGCCGCCACCGCCGCGAGACTGTTCTACCGCAACGGCATCAACGCCACCGGTGTCGAGGCGGTGATCCAAGAGGCCAAGGTGTCGAAACGGACGCTCTATCAACACTTCTCGAGCAAGACCGAACTCGTCGAGAACTACCTGCGCACACTTGACCAGTCGGGTACACCGATGGAGCGGCCCTTGGACCGTACGGACCTCACTCCCCGGGAACGACTTCTGGCGATCTTCGAGGCGCGGCCGGTGGAGCGGTTTCGGGGTTGTCCGTTTCACAACGCCGCGGTCGAGTCCGCGGGCGAATGGGCGGGCATCGACGAGATCATCCGTACGCACAAGCGGCGCTTTGCCGAGCGGCTCGTCGGGGTGGCCGAGGAGGCCGGCGCGGACGACGCGTATGCCCTGGGTAATCAGCTGATGGTGCTGTTCGAGGGAGCGACGGCGTTGGCGACGTCGCTCAATGACACCTCGGCGCTGTTGCACGCGCGCGCCGCGGCCGCTCGGCTGATCGACGACGCCACCGGGCGACGGGGGTGA
- a CDS encoding calcium/sodium antiporter — MVAHAAWFVVGLAALVAGAEVMVRGATKIASRLGISAIVIGLTVVAIGTSMPELAIGVVAASEGTGALAVGNIAGANVINLLFVLGLSAWMLPLAIEMRTLRFELPVMAAAAILLLILAFDGVLSRVDGTILVVCAVVYTFAVIQTARRETRDTAAEFVQAYPADAPSGRSTALHVAMMVGGIAIIVLGADRLVDAAVGIAGGFGVSDALIGLTVVAIGTTAPELVTTVVSTLRGDRDIAVGNLLGSSIFNILLILGVTCLVPTGGLELPSALVRIDIPIMVAVTLVCIPIFITGRRVHRGEGAAMVCAYVAFLVFLFTTQT, encoded by the coding sequence GTGGTTGCGCATGCGGCGTGGTTCGTGGTGGGGTTGGCCGCCCTGGTCGCCGGGGCGGAAGTAATGGTGCGCGGTGCGACGAAGATCGCCTCGCGACTGGGTATCAGCGCGATCGTCATCGGCCTGACTGTGGTGGCGATCGGCACGAGCATGCCCGAACTGGCGATCGGCGTGGTCGCCGCGTCGGAAGGGACGGGCGCGCTGGCAGTTGGCAACATCGCGGGCGCCAACGTGATCAATCTGCTGTTCGTACTCGGCCTGAGCGCGTGGATGCTGCCGCTCGCCATCGAGATGCGCACGCTTCGATTCGAACTGCCGGTGATGGCGGCCGCCGCGATCCTGCTGCTGATCCTGGCATTCGATGGTGTGCTGTCCCGTGTCGACGGGACAATCCTGGTCGTGTGCGCGGTGGTCTACACCTTCGCCGTGATTCAGACAGCTCGACGGGAAACCCGTGACACCGCAGCTGAATTCGTCCAGGCGTACCCCGCCGATGCTCCGAGCGGCCGCAGCACCGCCCTGCATGTGGCGATGATGGTCGGCGGCATCGCGATCATCGTGCTGGGCGCCGACCGGCTTGTCGACGCCGCGGTCGGCATCGCCGGCGGATTCGGCGTATCCGATGCATTGATCGGGCTGACGGTCGTCGCAATCGGCACGACTGCACCCGAACTCGTCACCACCGTCGTCTCCACGTTGCGCGGCGACCGGGACATCGCCGTCGGGAACCTACTCGGCAGCAGCATTTTCAACATCCTGCTGATCCTCGGCGTCACCTGTCTGGTACCCACAGGCGGCCTCGAGTTGCCGTCTGCACTGGTGCGGATCGACATCCCGATCATGGTCGCCGTGACGTTGGTATGTATCCCCATCTTCATCACCGGCCGACGAGTCCATCGTGGCGAGGGCGCCGCCATGGTGTGCGCGTATGTCGCGTTCCTGGTCTTCCTGTTTACGACGCAGACGTGA
- a CDS encoding zinc-dependent alcohol dehydrogenase family protein, whose translation MQHLVATQFGSPEDSIELTDSPESTPGPNQVSVRLEAAAINPSDLLLIQGRYLARPKLPATVGAEGVGTVDAVGDGVDSGIIGKRVILLPTYEYGTWSQQVVVPRDDVVEVPDADPLQLGMLTINPPTAHLLLERADLKVGDWVGQTAANSAVGRFVVALAKRRGLKTLNVVRREDAAAEVRELGGDVVLVSGPDLGSEIGEALGGRQLSLVLDPLGGTHAASLVEALKFGGTAIAYGSLTGAPTGPSTAALFAKEIRYTGFWLGNWYFTAPRQEIADTLTYLAGLVADGELSVPVEATYHLDEYQKAFAHAQATQRGGKVLFTFD comes from the coding sequence ATGCAGCATCTCGTCGCAACCCAGTTCGGTTCGCCTGAGGACTCGATCGAACTCACCGACAGTCCCGAATCCACCCCCGGTCCGAATCAGGTGTCGGTACGCCTGGAGGCGGCCGCCATCAATCCGTCGGATCTCCTGTTGATACAGGGCCGCTACCTCGCACGCCCGAAACTGCCGGCGACCGTCGGCGCCGAAGGAGTCGGTACCGTGGACGCCGTCGGCGACGGTGTGGACAGCGGCATCATCGGCAAGCGCGTAATCCTTTTGCCGACATACGAATACGGCACCTGGTCACAGCAGGTGGTGGTACCCCGCGATGACGTCGTCGAGGTGCCCGATGCCGATCCTCTGCAACTGGGGATGCTGACCATCAACCCGCCCACCGCCCACCTGCTGTTGGAGCGGGCCGACCTGAAGGTCGGTGACTGGGTCGGTCAGACCGCCGCGAATTCGGCCGTCGGCCGGTTCGTGGTGGCGCTCGCGAAGCGACGCGGCCTGAAGACGCTGAACGTGGTCCGGCGCGAGGACGCCGCGGCCGAAGTCAGGGAGCTCGGGGGCGACGTCGTCCTCGTCAGCGGACCTGACCTGGGCTCCGAAATCGGCGAGGCCCTCGGAGGGCGGCAGTTGAGCCTGGTTCTCGATCCGCTGGGCGGCACACACGCCGCCAGCCTGGTCGAGGCGCTGAAGTTCGGTGGCACCGCCATCGCCTACGGCTCGCTGACCGGCGCGCCGACGGGCCCGTCCACCGCCGCGCTGTTCGCCAAGGAGATTCGGTACACCGGTTTCTGGCTTGGCAATTGGTACTTCACCGCGCCGCGGCAGGAGATCGCCGACACGCTGACCTACCTCGCCGGGCTGGTGGCCGACGGCGAACTGTCGGTGCCCGTCGAGGCCACCTATCACCTCGACGAATACCAGAAGGCGTTCGCGCACGCCCAGGCCACGCAGCGGGGCGGCAAGGTCTTGTTCACCTTCGACTGA
- a CDS encoding acyl-CoA thioesterase translates to MDLREGDDVTHPFDAAIQLEAGGQGLAGRTVPEYANMVGPFGGASAAALLRAVELHPERAGSPVALTVNFAAPIADGEFHIDTNLVRANRTNQHWTVSLHQGDGVMATATAVFGTRRDTWSDIEAQMPDVPAPESVERTPGPEGIRFLQNYDLRFVAGPPPVDGVARPSSTTTLWVRHDPVRDLDFSALAALSDIFYPRIFLRRGEPVPAGTISMTVYFHVEDAEVVGLGDDYVLATAAGQQFARGYFDQTAQLWSRDGALLVTSSQIVYYKYSFGG, encoded by the coding sequence ATGGACCTGCGTGAAGGAGACGATGTGACCCACCCATTCGACGCGGCGATCCAACTCGAAGCCGGCGGACAGGGTCTGGCGGGCCGCACGGTGCCCGAATACGCCAACATGGTCGGGCCGTTCGGCGGGGCGAGCGCCGCAGCGCTGCTGCGCGCCGTTGAGCTGCATCCCGAGCGCGCCGGTAGCCCTGTGGCACTCACCGTGAACTTCGCGGCACCGATCGCCGACGGCGAGTTCCACATCGACACCAACTTGGTGCGGGCCAATCGCACCAACCAGCACTGGACCGTGTCCCTGCATCAGGGTGATGGTGTAATGGCCACGGCTACGGCTGTTTTCGGAACCCGACGCGATACCTGGTCCGACATCGAGGCCCAGATGCCGGACGTGCCCGCTCCGGAGTCGGTGGAGCGGACGCCGGGGCCCGAGGGCATCCGGTTCCTGCAGAACTACGACCTGCGTTTCGTCGCCGGACCCCCGCCCGTCGACGGCGTGGCCCGACCGTCGTCGACGACAACGCTTTGGGTGCGCCACGATCCCGTCCGAGATCTCGACTTCAGCGCACTGGCCGCGCTTTCCGACATCTTCTACCCGCGAATCTTCCTGCGTCGGGGCGAACCCGTCCCGGCAGGGACCATCTCGATGACGGTGTACTTCCACGTCGAGGATGCCGAAGTGGTCGGCCTGGGCGATGACTATGTACTGGCGACCGCAGCGGGTCAGCAGTTCGCGCGGGGTTACTTCGATCAGACCGCCCAGCTGTGGTCTCGTGACGGCGCCCTGCTCGTGACGTCCAGCCAGATCGTTTACTACAAGTACTCCTTCGGCGGTTAG
- a CDS encoding NmrA family NAD(P)-binding protein has protein sequence MTTNPILVTGATGRHGNTGEYLVRRLREEGRTVRVLARTLGERTDRLTALGAEVVVGDLHDRRTLVPALTDVDLAYFTYPIDAGVIPAAANYAAAVREVGRRPRTVVMSMGPSHPESPSGLGRAQWLAEEILQWAGLELLILRVAALFHENLAVLHGRSVLERGVIRNSFGPNEVAWINGGDAAELALTALLRPERFAEPIYYAKGAEVLSHTEIAALITELSSVDVRYEAVTQEEWRRDLEAQSQYAGENVVNPAMAQHISAVGDMVARSGRTLPADADALRDLIGREPVTVRDYLQANLAGFAAHQPV, from the coding sequence ATGACGACCAACCCCATCCTGGTGACCGGTGCGACAGGACGCCACGGCAACACCGGCGAGTACCTAGTGCGACGCCTGCGCGAGGAGGGCCGCACGGTGCGGGTGCTGGCTCGCACCCTTGGCGAGCGCACTGATCGCCTCACCGCACTCGGCGCCGAAGTCGTCGTCGGCGACCTGCATGACCGACGGACGCTGGTCCCCGCGCTGACCGATGTCGACCTGGCGTACTTCACCTATCCGATCGATGCGGGCGTCATCCCGGCGGCGGCCAATTACGCCGCGGCCGTGCGCGAGGTCGGGCGCCGACCGAGGACTGTCGTGATGTCGATGGGGCCTTCGCATCCCGAAAGCCCGAGCGGTCTCGGGCGGGCGCAGTGGCTCGCAGAGGAGATCCTGCAGTGGGCCGGCCTCGAACTGCTCATTCTTCGGGTAGCGGCGCTGTTCCACGAGAACCTCGCTGTGCTGCATGGTCGTTCGGTTCTGGAGCGTGGAGTCATCCGCAACTCGTTCGGGCCGAATGAAGTCGCGTGGATCAACGGCGGCGATGCCGCGGAACTGGCCTTGACCGCGCTATTGCGGCCGGAGCGATTCGCCGAACCGATCTACTACGCGAAGGGTGCGGAGGTGCTCAGCCACACCGAGATCGCCGCGCTGATCACTGAACTCAGCTCCGTGGACGTCCGCTACGAGGCCGTCACGCAGGAGGAGTGGCGCCGCGATCTAGAGGCGCAGTCTCAGTACGCCGGTGAGAATGTTGTGAACCCCGCAATGGCACAGCATATTTCGGCGGTGGGCGACATGGTGGCGCGGAGTGGACGCACACTGCCCGCCGACGCGGATGCACTGCGCGACCTCATCGGCCGCGAGCCGGTCACAGTACGCGACTATCTGCAGGCCAACCTCGCCGGGTTCGCGGCACACCAACCCGTCTGA
- a CDS encoding deoxyribonuclease IV has protein sequence MLIGSHVHGDDPLADAAADGADVVQFFLGNPQSWKKPKPREDADVLKASSIPLYVHAPYLINVASANNRVRIPSRKILQDTCDAASEINATAVIVHGGHADDNDYEAGFERWVKALDYLETDMQIYLENTAGGDHAMARHFDVIGRLWDRIGDTGIGFCLDTCHAWAAGEELVDAVDRIKALTGRIDLVHCNDSRDAAGSGADRHANFGTGQIDPQLLVAVVQAADAPVICETADAGRKDDIAFLREHLG, from the coding sequence GTGCTCATCGGTTCGCATGTTCACGGAGACGACCCCCTGGCCGACGCTGCCGCCGACGGTGCCGACGTCGTGCAGTTCTTCCTCGGCAACCCGCAGAGCTGGAAGAAACCCAAACCGCGCGAGGACGCCGACGTGCTCAAGGCGTCCAGCATCCCGCTCTATGTGCACGCGCCCTACCTGATCAACGTCGCATCGGCCAACAACCGTGTGCGCATCCCGTCGCGCAAGATCCTGCAGGACACGTGTGACGCCGCATCGGAGATCAATGCGACGGCGGTGATCGTGCACGGCGGGCACGCCGACGACAACGACTACGAGGCAGGCTTCGAACGCTGGGTCAAGGCGCTCGACTACCTCGAGACCGACATGCAGATCTACCTGGAGAACACCGCGGGCGGCGATCACGCGATGGCGCGGCACTTCGATGTCATCGGTCGGCTGTGGGACCGCATCGGTGATACCGGTATCGGCTTCTGTCTGGACACCTGCCACGCGTGGGCCGCGGGGGAGGAACTCGTCGACGCGGTTGACCGCATCAAGGCGCTCACCGGCCGCATCGACCTGGTGCACTGCAATGACTCGCGCGACGCCGCGGGGTCGGGCGCCGACCGGCACGCCAACTTCGGCACCGGTCAGATCGATCCGCAGTTGCTGGTCGCGGTGGTCCAGGCGGCCGACGCCCCGGTCATCTGCGAGACGGCCGACGCGGGCCGCAAGGACGA